From the Lathyrus oleraceus cultivar Zhongwan6 chromosome 4, CAAS_Psat_ZW6_1.0, whole genome shotgun sequence genome, one window contains:
- the LOC127076287 gene encoding transcription initiation factor TFIID subunit 12b — translation MAENVIGSPPLTMDPQIQNPSSSNPTIPSPSQIPQQQQQQSPSIHMNSSSPSLSQDQQQQQQHSQLHTINNLNPNPNSNPNVSTFQLQQNLQRSPSMSRLNQIQPQQQQQQQIARQQAGLYGGQMNFGGSAAVSAQQQQLSGGVGVGIGGSASNLSRSALMGQSGHFPMLSGAGAAQFNLLTSPRQKSGLVQSSQFSSANSGGQSLQGMQQAIGMMGQSNLASLRANGALYAQQQQQLRLTPSQIRQQLSLSQQASLNNQQVQGLPRSSSLAFMNSQLSGLSQNGQPAMMHNSLTQNQWLKQMPAMSGPASPLRLQQHQRQQQLASSAQLQQNSITLSQQQLSQLMQQKSMGQPQLHQQQQQHPSSQQQQQLLQQQQQQQSQLQASVHQQQQQQSPRMPGPSGQKTLSLTGSQPDATASGTTTPGGSSSQGTEAATNQVLGKRKIQDLVAQVDPQGKLDPSVIDFLLELADDFIDTATTNGCILAKHRKSSTLESKDLLLHLEKNWDLTIPGYSSEEKKGQNRPLSSDLHKRRLDAVRTLMESSSCPQPTINNSKDISRQGHPNPVVSNHLIKPLSSDQLVSHSTGSQMLQQMTRF, via the exons ATGGCAGAAAACGTAATTGGTTCACCACCATTGACTATGGACCCTCAAATTCAAAACCCCTCTTCTTCAAACCCTACAATTCCATCTCCTTCACAAATCccccaacaacaacaacaacaatctccTTCAATTCACATGAATTCTTCGTCACCATCTCTATCTCAAGatcagcaacagcaacagcaacattCACAGTTACATACCATCAACAACCTCAACCCTAACCCTAACTCTAACCCTAATGTTTCCACTTTTCAACTTCAACAAAACCTACAACGTTCACCTTCCATGTCCCGCCTTAATCAAATTCAACctcagcagcagcagcaacagCAAATTGCCAGGCAGCAAGCCGGACTTTATGGCGGGCAGATGAATTTCGGTGGATCAGCTGCCGTCTCTGCTCAGCAACAACAATTAAGCGGCGGTGTTGGTGTTGGCATTGGTGGTAGTGCTTCCAATTTGTCGCGGTCGGCGTTGATGGGACAGAGTGGTCACTTCCCAATGTTGTCTGGTGCTGGAGCAGCACAGTTTAATCTATTAACCTCG CCGAGGCAGAAGAGTGGGTTGGTGCAATCCTCCCAATTTTCTTCAGCTAATTCCGGTGGACAATCACTGCAAGGAATGCAACAAGCCATCGGGATGATGGGGCAGTCTAATCTAGCCTCTCTGAGGGCTAATGGAGCTCTTTATGCCCAGCAGCAGCAGCAGCTTCGATTGACTCCTAGCCAAATCAGGCAGCAGCTCTCACTCTCACAGCAGGCTTCACTTAACAATCAACAG GTTCAAGGTTTACCAAGGTCATCATCCCTTGCTTTTATGAATTCTCAGTTGTCTGGATTGTCTCAGAATGGACAGCCTGCCATGATGCATAACTCTTTAACACAGAATCAGTGGCTTAAGCAAATGCCAGCAATGTCTGGCCCTGCCTCCCCATTGCGTCTTCAACAACATCAGAGGCAGCAGCAGCTGGCTTCATCTGCTCAACTGCAACAAAACTCTATTACCCTAAGCCAACAGCAATTGTCCCAGTTGATGCAGCAGAAATCCATGGGCCAGCCTCAGCTTcatcaacagcaacagcagcatCCATCCTCCCAGCAGCAGCAACAACTTCtacagcagcaacaacaacaacaatctcaacTACAAGCATCTGTTcatcaacagcaacagcaacagtCTCCGAGGATGCCAGGACCTTCAGGCCAAAAAACACTAAGTTTAACAGGATCACAGCCAGATGCTACTGCATCTGGTACAACTACACCTGGTGGAAGTTCAAGCCAAGGAACTGAAGCAGCAACAAACCAAGTACTTGGGAAGAGAAAGATACAGGATTTAGTTGCACAG GTGGATCCACAGGGTAAGCTGGACCCTTCAGTTATAGATTTTCTTTTAGAGCTTGCTGATGACTTCATTGATACT GCAACTACAAATGGTTGCATTTTGGCAAAACATAGAAAATCATCAACTTTGGAGTCCAAGGATTTATTGCTGCATCTAG AGAAAAATTGGGATTTGACAATTCCAGGGTATTCAAGTGAGGAGAAGAAGGGCCAGAATAGACCT CTCTCGAGTGATCTTCACAAAAGGCGACTAGATGCC GTCCGCACATTGATGGAATCGTCTTCATGTCCCCAACCAA